The Streptomyces camelliae genome window below encodes:
- a CDS encoding magnesium transporter MgtE N-terminal domain-containing protein, producing MSTSARLRDRRVSLERRATASKAVRTSLVSLAGLIGGQVTNQSGDEVGRVVDVVARLYGTDSYPPVTGLILRIGRRRTFVPADAVGKVHAGHVRLRTARVDLRDFVRRPGEVLLAKDVLDHQLVDVDGVQVTRAADLYLAPLVDQIVLVGVDVSLPTLLRRLGPRRWQARPTPERVLDWQSVAPFAEQATEGPPEVRLRASRAALHRLRPADLADILEDLGRAERQQLLGWLEPERAADALEEMEPAELQNLLREAQPEHAARLVDEMEPDEATDALRDLTREEREALLTRMPKDEAAELRRLLTHREGTAGGAMTTLLITARQDESVAEVRGRLAEQAEHRTEIDAVAVVDGTDRLLSDIPLFDLAVAEDTTPIADLVAWRVQFGPPDTVHADTSLADAADQLVAARASSLLVVDDSDRPLGRILADDLLDALLPERGRLHFRRFLQ from the coding sequence ATGTCCACTTCGGCCCGTCTGCGGGACCGCCGGGTCAGTCTGGAGCGCCGCGCCACCGCGTCCAAGGCGGTCCGCACCTCGCTGGTCTCCCTCGCCGGGCTGATCGGCGGCCAGGTCACCAACCAGTCGGGCGACGAGGTCGGCCGCGTCGTCGACGTCGTCGCCCGGCTCTACGGCACCGACTCCTACCCTCCGGTCACCGGGCTCATCCTGCGCATCGGCCGGCGCCGTACCTTCGTGCCGGCCGACGCCGTCGGCAAGGTGCACGCCGGACACGTACGGCTGCGTACCGCCCGCGTCGACCTGCGGGACTTCGTACGCCGGCCCGGTGAGGTGCTGCTGGCCAAGGACGTCCTCGACCACCAGCTGGTCGACGTCGACGGCGTACAGGTCACCCGGGCCGCCGACCTGTATCTGGCACCCCTGGTGGACCAGATCGTCCTGGTCGGGGTGGACGTCTCGCTGCCCACCCTGCTGCGCCGGCTCGGCCCGCGCCGCTGGCAGGCCCGCCCCACGCCGGAGCGGGTGCTGGACTGGCAGTCCGTCGCGCCCTTCGCCGAGCAGGCCACCGAGGGTCCGCCCGAGGTGCGGCTGCGCGCCTCCCGGGCGGCGCTGCACCGGCTGCGCCCGGCCGACCTCGCCGACATCCTCGAAGACCTCGGCCGCGCCGAACGCCAGCAGCTGCTGGGCTGGCTGGAGCCGGAGCGGGCCGCCGACGCGCTGGAGGAGATGGAACCGGCCGAGCTGCAGAACCTGCTGCGCGAGGCCCAGCCGGAGCACGCGGCCCGCCTGGTCGACGAGATGGAGCCCGACGAGGCCACCGACGCCCTGCGCGACCTCACCCGCGAGGAGCGCGAAGCCCTGCTGACCCGGATGCCGAAGGACGAGGCGGCCGAACTGCGCCGGCTGCTGACCCACCGGGAGGGCACGGCGGGCGGTGCCATGACCACGCTGCTGATCACCGCCCGGCAGGACGAGTCCGTCGCCGAGGTGCGCGGCCGGCTGGCCGAACAGGCCGAGCACCGCACCGAGATCGACGCGGTCGCCGTCGTGGACGGCACGGACCGGCTGCTGTCCGACATCCCGCTGTTCGACCTGGCGGTGGCCGAGGACACCACCCCGATCGCCGACCTGGTCGCCTGGCGGGTCCAGTTCGGCCCGCCGGACACCGTGCACGCCGACACCTCCCTGGCCGACGCCGCCGACCAGCTCGTCGCGGCCCGCGCCTCCTCACTCCTGGTGGTCGACGACAGCGACCGCCCGCTCGGCCGGATCCTGGCCGACGACCTGCTCGACGCCCTGCTGCCCGAACGCGGCCGGCTGCACTTCCGGAGGTTCCTCCAGTGA
- a CDS encoding SGNH/GDSL hydrolase family protein, which yields MPRAASTSTHHTHRAPHPRKAAPHAKALRRWTSALAGGLLLATASATAAHATASDSGESGTYVALGDSYAAGAGVPAQSAGLCMRSDHDYGHLVAQSLAPPAYRDVTCAGAKVSALTTAQTDAGAVVNGPQLDAVTPDTSLVTLTVAGDNLGTSDFGFGDVAATCSALSVTDPLGTPCRDYYQNTLSDRLNSAAAQLGSALQLIHAHAPQARVLVVGYPAVLPDDPGQCLGKMPVTTGDIAFPRSVLGELDDTVATTARAEDATYVDTLTPTLGHDSCSSSPWIEGLIPTSPALSLHPNGTGEHAMADAVLGALGR from the coding sequence GTGCCCCGAGCCGCATCCACGAGCACGCATCACACCCACCGAGCCCCGCACCCACGCAAGGCCGCCCCCCACGCCAAGGCGCTCAGGAGATGGACATCCGCCCTCGCCGGCGGCCTGCTCCTGGCGACCGCCTCCGCCACCGCCGCCCACGCGACGGCCTCGGACTCCGGTGAGAGCGGCACCTATGTGGCGCTCGGGGACTCGTACGCCGCCGGCGCCGGCGTCCCCGCCCAGTCCGCGGGCCTGTGCATGCGCTCCGACCACGACTACGGCCACCTCGTCGCCCAGTCGCTGGCACCGCCGGCGTACCGGGACGTGACCTGCGCCGGTGCGAAGGTCAGCGCGCTCACCACGGCCCAGACGGACGCCGGGGCCGTCGTCAACGGCCCGCAACTCGACGCCGTGACACCGGACACCAGCCTCGTCACGCTCACTGTCGCGGGCGACAACCTCGGCACGTCCGACTTCGGATTCGGCGACGTGGCCGCCACCTGCTCCGCCCTCTCCGTGACCGATCCGCTCGGCACCCCCTGTCGTGACTACTACCAGAACACCCTCAGCGATCGGCTGAACTCCGCCGCGGCGCAGCTCGGCAGTGCCCTCCAGCTGATCCACGCACACGCCCCGCAGGCCCGGGTGCTCGTCGTCGGCTATCCGGCGGTGCTTCCCGACGACCCTGGGCAGTGCCTGGGCAAGATGCCGGTCACGACCGGGGACATCGCGTTCCCGCGCTCGGTTCTCGGCGAGCTCGACGACACGGTCGCCACCACCGCCCGAGCCGAGGACGCCACCTACGTGGACACGCTCACCCCGACCCTGGGCCACGACAGCTGTTCCTCGTCGCCCTGGATCGAGGGACTGATCCCCACCTCTCCCGCCCTGTCGCTCCATCCGAACGGCACCGGTGAACACGCCATGGCGGACGCCGTACTGGGCGCGCTCGGCCGCTGA
- a CDS encoding NRAMP family divalent metal transporter, whose protein sequence is MTRDLDTATPAPQAPAPARRTGWRRLTMIAAVAGPGLVAANAGNDAAGIATYASAGSQYTYGTLFFMVLVTIALVMVQEMAVRLGAHTGKGLGALIREQFSLRLTALAVSCLLLANTGLVVSEFAGIGAAFELLGVPKWAVIPPAAVLLWALVLFGSYHWAERIFLIMSLAFFAYPLAMILGHPHWGAVGHNLVIPHVEANKDFILLAVALIGTTVSPYMQFYAAAGVVDRGAKPADYPLIRADAILGAVFACVISLTIIIATASAIGGTGPLNSAAQAAEALKPVAGQGAELLFALGLLGASALAGAVVPLSASYAIGEAAGVERSVSRSFRDAPLFLGLFTAQIVLGATVAMTPVDVIQLLIGTQVLQGLISPVVLVYLLVLTNRRSVLGPAANGPRYRIAATAVVVGVAAMSTILLVQTVLGWFDLA, encoded by the coding sequence GTGACCCGCGACCTCGACACCGCCACCCCGGCACCGCAGGCCCCCGCGCCCGCGCGCCGGACCGGCTGGCGGCGCCTCACCATGATCGCGGCCGTCGCCGGACCCGGACTGGTCGCCGCGAACGCCGGCAACGACGCGGCCGGCATCGCCACCTACGCCTCGGCCGGGTCCCAGTACACCTACGGCACCCTCTTCTTCATGGTGCTCGTCACCATCGCCCTGGTGATGGTGCAGGAGATGGCCGTACGCCTCGGCGCCCACACGGGCAAGGGCCTGGGAGCCCTGATCCGCGAACAGTTCAGCCTGCGCCTGACCGCGCTCGCCGTGTCCTGCCTGCTGCTCGCCAACACCGGCCTGGTCGTGTCCGAGTTCGCCGGCATCGGCGCCGCGTTCGAGCTCCTCGGCGTGCCGAAGTGGGCGGTCATCCCGCCGGCGGCGGTCCTGCTGTGGGCGCTGGTGCTGTTCGGCTCCTACCACTGGGCCGAGCGCATCTTCCTGATCATGTCGCTCGCCTTCTTCGCGTACCCGCTCGCGATGATCCTCGGCCACCCCCACTGGGGCGCGGTCGGCCACAACCTGGTCATCCCGCACGTCGAGGCGAACAAGGACTTCATCCTGCTCGCGGTCGCGCTGATCGGTACGACGGTCAGCCCGTACATGCAGTTCTACGCCGCCGCGGGCGTCGTGGACCGGGGCGCCAAGCCCGCCGACTACCCGCTGATCCGCGCCGACGCCATCCTGGGCGCTGTCTTCGCCTGTGTCATCAGCCTGACCATCATCATCGCCACGGCCTCCGCCATCGGCGGCACCGGCCCGCTGAACTCCGCAGCCCAGGCCGCCGAGGCCCTCAAACCGGTCGCGGGCCAGGGCGCGGAGCTCCTGTTCGCGCTCGGCCTGCTCGGCGCCTCCGCCCTGGCCGGCGCCGTCGTCCCGCTCTCGGCCAGCTATGCCATAGGAGAGGCGGCCGGCGTGGAGCGCTCCGTCTCCCGCAGCTTCCGCGACGCCCCGCTCTTCCTCGGCCTGTTCACCGCCCAGATCGTGCTGGGTGCCACGGTGGCCATGACCCCGGTCGACGTCATCCAGCTGCTGATCGGCACCCAGGTCCTCCAGGGCCTGATCAGCCCCGTCGTCCTGGTCTACCTCCTGGTCCTGACCAACCGCCGCTCCGTCCTCGGCCCGGCGGCCAACGGCCCGCGCTACCGCATCGCCGCCACCGCTGTGGTCGTCGGTGTCGCGGCCATGTCGACGATCCTCCTCGTGCAGACGGTCCTGGGCTGGTTCGATCTTGCCTGA
- a CDS encoding antibiotic biosynthesis monooxygenase family protein, whose amino-acid sequence MAKLQSLDPMTPMFAQFKEKTGPIVLANTFVVPKERNEAFLTLFRRQAEFMMDQPGFVSLQMHKGTADSQLLMNVAVWESTEALATAFGSPEFQRMAAEFPDDIVSYPHIFEQIDV is encoded by the coding sequence ATGGCCAAGCTGCAGAGCCTGGACCCGATGACGCCGATGTTCGCGCAGTTCAAGGAGAAGACCGGACCCATCGTCCTGGCCAACACCTTCGTCGTCCCGAAGGAGAGGAATGAAGCGTTCCTGACTCTCTTTCGGAGGCAGGCGGAGTTCATGATGGATCAGCCGGGATTCGTCTCCCTGCAGATGCACAAGGGAACGGCGGACAGTCAGCTTCTGATGAACGTCGCGGTCTGGGAGTCGACCGAGGCTCTCGCCACGGCGTTCGGCAGCCCGGAGTTCCAGCGCATGGCGGCCGAGTTCCCCGACGACATCGTGTCGTACCCGCACATCTTCGAGCAGATCGACGTATGA
- a CDS encoding cytochrome c oxidase assembly protein, with protein MDGHALTALSAGELPELTTGRLLSTWQLDLPALLLVIALGALYGWGVARLRRRGETWPPGRVAAFVLLGLGALVAATMSALAVYDHVLFWPAAVQNILLDLVAPLGLALGDPLRLAVLALPEHAGGRVRRVMSGRLVRVLTFPLVSTALVLATELTVYFTPYFATALRVGWLHELMYLHLLVAGSLFVVPVLTHEEALPSWCTHPVRAGLVFLDGIVDAVPGVVVMTHGTLIAGAWYLHHAPTWSPDVRHDQQIGGGAMLSIAELVALPFLLALLYQWARAERVQNAALDRRLDAELAPAVVPAATSAPVPEAPSAERVRPWWETEQNDVAARIRSQHREK; from the coding sequence ATGGATGGCCACGCGCTGACCGCCCTGTCGGCCGGCGAGCTGCCCGAGCTGACCACAGGACGTCTGCTGTCCACCTGGCAGCTGGACCTCCCCGCGCTGCTGCTGGTCATCGCCCTGGGCGCGCTCTACGGCTGGGGCGTCGCGCGGCTGCGCCGGCGGGGCGAGACCTGGCCGCCGGGCCGCGTCGCCGCCTTCGTGCTGCTCGGCCTGGGCGCGCTGGTGGCCGCCACGATGTCCGCGCTGGCCGTCTACGACCATGTGCTGTTCTGGCCGGCCGCCGTGCAGAACATCCTCCTGGACCTGGTCGCCCCGCTGGGCCTCGCCCTCGGCGACCCGCTCCGGCTGGCCGTCCTGGCCCTGCCGGAGCACGCCGGCGGGCGGGTGCGCCGGGTGATGTCCGGCCGCCTGGTACGCGTACTGACCTTCCCCCTGGTCAGCACCGCCCTGGTGCTGGCCACGGAGCTGACGGTGTACTTCACGCCGTACTTCGCCACCGCCCTGCGCGTGGGCTGGCTGCACGAGCTGATGTATCTGCACCTGCTCGTGGCCGGCTCCCTGTTCGTCGTACCGGTGCTGACCCACGAGGAGGCACTGCCCAGCTGGTGCACCCACCCGGTACGGGCGGGACTGGTCTTCCTGGACGGCATCGTCGACGCGGTCCCCGGCGTGGTCGTGATGACCCACGGCACCCTGATCGCGGGCGCCTGGTACCTGCACCACGCGCCGACCTGGTCCCCGGACGTCCGGCACGACCAGCAGATCGGCGGCGGCGCGATGCTCAGCATCGCCGAGCTGGTCGCGCTGCCCTTCCTGCTGGCCCTGCTGTACCAGTGGGCGCGCGCGGAGCGGGTCCAGAACGCCGCCCTGGACCGCCGCCTGGACGCGGAACTCGCCCCCGCCGTCGTACCCGCGGCCACCTCCGCCCCCGTCCCCGAGGCGCCGTCCGCCGAGCGGGTACGGCCGTGGTGGGAGACCGAACAGAACGACGTCGCCGCCAGGATCCGCAGCCAGCACCGGGAGAAGTGA
- a CDS encoding VOC family protein: MTVELNHTIVPARDPQASAQFLADILGLKVDPPVAHFTPVTLANQVSLDYDQLDDFEPHHYAFMVSEQEFDAALARIQHGGITHYGDPACQEIGQIYHSKRTMGRRGTYFRDPDGHLMELLTPGGAGS, from the coding sequence ATGACCGTGGAACTGAATCACACCATCGTCCCCGCCCGTGACCCGCAAGCCTCGGCGCAGTTCCTGGCCGACATCCTCGGCCTGAAGGTCGATCCGCCGGTGGCGCACTTCACGCCGGTCACGCTGGCCAACCAGGTCAGCCTCGACTACGACCAGCTGGACGACTTCGAGCCACACCACTACGCATTCATGGTCAGCGAGCAGGAGTTCGACGCCGCCCTCGCCCGCATCCAGCACGGCGGAATCACCCACTACGGCGATCCCGCATGCCAAGAAATCGGGCAGATCTATCACAGTAAGCGCACCATGGGCCGCAGGGGCACCTACTTCCGCGACCCCGACGGCCATCTCATGGAACTCCTCACCCCGGGCGGCGCCGGGTCGTGA
- a CDS encoding PucR family transcriptional regulator yields MSRTPPPPAAIAPVAAVLLGRASDLGARMARRIRAEVGYYGGEGPVTLEELTASCRRNTELVFGQLADGCTGGMEPAEETGRRAAREGAPLGELLHAYRVGSEFLWSELAAAARVADAVTADTVVALAAWWVNEGLAAAASDAYRETASELLLQRDRERSVLVEALFTGVLTDRTTLWEAADALGLPAEGPFLVVAAGVPTPGREALPGIEPRLLAEGVRSAWRLLPDLQVGVVAARGPDAGDAALRVLGGLPAARVGVSPAYHALRDTPRALRLARLALARVPRDATGVVRFDDAPVALLVAASVDEATRIARTVLARLLDLPREERDRLLETLEQWYAAGGSAADAARKLYCHRNTVRYRLRRLEALTGRSLQDPRAVADLSVALHALRLLPPDEW; encoded by the coding sequence ATGAGCCGCACACCCCCGCCGCCCGCCGCGATCGCCCCCGTCGCGGCCGTACTGCTCGGCCGCGCGTCCGACCTGGGCGCCCGCATGGCCCGCCGCATCCGCGCCGAGGTCGGCTACTACGGCGGCGAAGGACCCGTCACCTTGGAGGAGTTGACAGCCAGCTGCCGACGCAACACCGAGCTGGTCTTCGGGCAGTTGGCCGACGGCTGTACGGGCGGCATGGAGCCGGCCGAGGAGACGGGCCGCAGAGCGGCACGCGAGGGAGCGCCTCTGGGGGAGCTGCTGCACGCCTACCGCGTCGGCTCGGAGTTCCTGTGGTCCGAGCTCGCGGCCGCGGCCCGTGTCGCGGACGCCGTCACCGCCGACACCGTCGTGGCCCTCGCGGCGTGGTGGGTGAACGAGGGCCTCGCGGCGGCGGCCAGCGATGCCTACCGCGAAACCGCCTCGGAACTGCTGCTCCAACGCGACCGTGAGCGGTCCGTGCTGGTCGAGGCCCTGTTCACCGGTGTGCTCACCGACCGCACCACCCTCTGGGAGGCCGCTGACGCGCTCGGCCTGCCGGCCGAGGGGCCCTTCCTGGTGGTGGCGGCCGGTGTCCCCACGCCGGGGCGGGAGGCGCTGCCCGGCATCGAGCCCCGGCTGCTGGCCGAGGGGGTCCGCTCGGCCTGGCGGCTGCTGCCCGACCTTCAGGTCGGCGTCGTGGCGGCCCGCGGCCCGGACGCCGGGGACGCCGCCCTGCGCGTCCTCGGCGGTCTCCCCGCGGCCCGGGTGGGGGTCAGCCCCGCGTACCACGCCCTGCGCGACACCCCCAGGGCGCTGCGGCTGGCCCGTCTCGCGCTGGCCCGGGTGCCGCGGGACGCCACGGGCGTCGTACGGTTCGACGACGCTCCGGTGGCCCTGCTGGTGGCCGCGTCGGTGGACGAGGCCACCAGGATCGCGCGCACCGTCCTCGCGCGCCTACTCGACCTGCCCCGCGAGGAACGCGACCGGCTGCTGGAGACCCTGGAGCAGTGGTACGCGGCCGGCGGCTCGGCGGCCGACGCGGCGCGGAAGCTGTACTGCCATCGCAACACCGTCCGCTACCGGCTGCGCCGGCTGGAGGCCCTGACCGGCCGTTCCCTCCAGGACCCGCGCGCGGTCGCCGACCTCTCGGTGGCCCTCCACGCGCTACGGCTGCTGCCGCCCGATGAATGGTGA
- a CDS encoding class I SAM-dependent DNA methyltransferase: MSADHWLADTRTSYDTVAGSYADFVREALAGAPYLRASLALFADLVNAAGGGPVADVGCGPGHVTAHLRALGVDAFGIDLSPAMIDVARRDHPGLRFEVGSMTDLDLADASLAGLLAFWSLIHVPDEAVPTVFDHFRRVLRPGGPLLLGFHTGDESVLKTQGYGGHPMHVHVHRRRPDRVADRLREAGFTVEAHMALDLDKTASGAILFARRRS; encoded by the coding sequence ATGAGCGCGGACCACTGGCTGGCAGACACCCGAACCTCCTACGACACGGTCGCCGGGAGCTACGCCGACTTCGTGCGCGAGGCTCTGGCCGGGGCGCCGTATTTGCGCGCGTCGCTGGCGCTCTTCGCCGACCTGGTGAACGCTGCCGGCGGTGGGCCGGTGGCGGACGTGGGCTGCGGACCGGGGCATGTCACCGCGCATCTGCGCGCGCTGGGTGTCGACGCCTTCGGCATCGACCTTTCCCCCGCGATGATCGACGTGGCCCGCCGCGACCACCCCGGACTGCGGTTCGAGGTGGGCTCGATGACGGACCTCGACCTCGCCGACGCCTCACTCGCCGGCCTGCTCGCCTTCTGGTCGCTGATCCATGTTCCCGACGAGGCCGTCCCCACGGTCTTCGACCACTTCCGGCGCGTACTGCGCCCCGGCGGACCCCTGCTCCTCGGCTTCCACACCGGCGACGAGTCGGTGCTGAAGACACAGGGCTACGGCGGCCATCCGATGCACGTCCACGTCCACCGCCGCCGGCCCGACCGGGTCGCTGACCGGCTGCGCGAGGCCGGATTCACCGTCGAGGCGCACATGGCACTCGACCTCGACAAGACCGCCTCCGGCGCGATCCTCTTCGCACGCCGCCGGTCCTAG